In Pyrus communis chromosome 8, drPyrComm1.1, whole genome shotgun sequence, one genomic interval encodes:
- the LOC137742995 gene encoding germin-like protein 9-3, giving the protein MKRHEINRKACSNNTNPNNLVFFRVPSTLNLINVALVANHLIPQPNINSTILNNSTIKSFNYGSSQIFSLLIASITFVQMAMAGDPDILTDFIAPPNVTVDGNFFTNTAFRALVGGGPPTAFKILKATMAEFPALNGQSVSYAILEFPSKSTNPPHTHPRAAELLFLIDGALEVGFVDTKNTLFTQTLQVGDLFVFPKGLAHFQYNADPQVPALAVSAFGSANAGTVSIPSTLFATGIDDNVLAISFKTDVATIQKLKAGLAP; this is encoded by the exons ATGAAACGACATGAAATTAACAG AAAGGCCTGCAGCAACAATACAAACCCTAATAACCTCGTTTTCTTTAGGGTTCCTTCAACCCTAAACCTTATAAATGTTGCCCTTGTGGCCAACCATCTCATCCCACAACCAAACATTAATAGCACAATATTGAATAATTCTACAATTAAATCATTCAACTATGGCAGCTCTCAGATTTTTTCACTACTAATTGCTTCAATCACCTTTGTTCAAATGGCAATGGCTGGAGACCCGGACATTCTTACCGACTTTATTGCTCCTCCAAACGTAACAGTAGATGGCAACTTCTTCACAAACACCGCATTTCGCGCTCTTGTTGGGGGCGGCCCTCCCACAGCTTTCAAGATATTAAAGGCAACCATGGCTGAGTTCCCCGCTCTTAATGGCCAGAGTGTTTCATACGCCATCCTCGAATTCCCATCTAAAAGTACCAACCCACCACACACTCATCCTCGCGCTGCTGAACTCCTTTTCCTTATTGACGGTGCCCTCGAAGTTGGTTTCGTGGACACCAAAAACACACTCTTTACACAGACCCTTCAAGTAGGTGATCTCTTTGTATTTCCCAAGGGGCTAGCACACTTTCAGTACAATGCTGATCCACAAGTCCCAGCTCTGGCAGTTTCTGCCTTTGGAAGTGCAAATGCAGGAACTGTATCAATACCCAGCACCTTGTTTGCCACCGGCATTGATGACAATGTCTTGGCTATCTCCTTCAAGACCGATGTCGCCACCATTCAAAAGCTCAAGGCTGGACTTGCACCCTAG
- the LOC137741386 gene encoding germin-like protein 9-3, whose amino-acid sequence MASRTSSLKFFSLIIFSFAIVQIAIAGDPDILTDFIVPPNANGTVDGNFFTYTGFRALVEGDPPTAFKAMKASLAEFPALNGQSVSYAVHQFPNGTTNPPHTHPRSAELLFLVGGTLEVGFVDTKNNLFTQTLQTGDLFVFPKGLAHFQYNADAENPAIAISAFGSANAGTVSIPSTLFTTGIDDNVLAISFKTDVGTIQKLKAGLAPKP is encoded by the coding sequence ATGGCCTCCAGAACTTCCAGCCTCAAATTCTTCTCACTAATAATTTTCTCATTTGCCATTGTCCAAATAGCAATAGCGGGAGACCCGGACATTCTTACTGACTTCATAGTGCCTCCAAATGCAAATGGAACTGTAGATGGAAACTTCTTTACATACACCGGCTTTCGTGCCCTTGTTGAAGGAGACCCTCCCACAGCCTTCAAGGCTATGAAGGCATCCTTGGCTGAATTCCCTGCTCTTAATGGGCAGAGTGTTTCGTATGCCGTCCATCAGTTCCCAAATGGCACTACCAACCCACCACACACTCATCCTCGCTCGGCTGAGCTACTTTTCCTCGTTGGTGGTACCCTTGAAGTTGGTTTCGTTGACACCAAAAACAACCTCTTTACGCAGACGCTTCAGACAGGTGATCTATTTGTGTTTCCCAAGGGACTTGCGCACTTCCAGTACAATGCTGATGCAGAAAACCCAGCCATAGCAATTTCTGCATTTGGAAGTGCAAATGCAGGAACTGTATCAATACCCTCCACCTTGTTCACCACCGGCATCGACGACAATGTGTTGGCTATCTCCTTCAAGACTGATGTTGGCACCATTCAAAAGCTCAAGGCTGGTCTTGCTCCCAAGCCGTAA
- the LOC137741432 gene encoding germin-like protein 9-3, translating to MASRTSSLRFFSLIIFSFAIVQMAIAGDPDIITDFIVPPNANGTVDGNFFTYTGFRALVEGDPPTAFKVMKASLVEFPALNGQSVSYAVLQFPHGTTNPPHTHPRSAELLFLVGGTLEVGFVDTKNNLFRQTLQTGDLFVFPKGLAHFQYNVDAENPAIAISAFGSANAGTVSIPSTLFTTGIDDNVLTISFKTDVGTIQKLKAGLAPKP from the coding sequence ATGGCCTCCAGAACTTCAAGCCTCAGATTCTTCTCACTAATAATTTTTTCATTTGCCATTGTCCAAATGGCAATAGCCGGAGACCCGGACATTATTACTGACTTCATAGTGCCGCCAAATGCAAATGGAACTGTAGATGGAAACTTCTTTACATACACCGGCTTTCGTGCCCTTGTTGAAGGAGACCCTCCCACAGCCTTCAAGGTTATGAAGGCATCCTTGGTTGAATTCCCTGCTCTTAATGGGCAGAGTGTTTCATATGCCGTCCTTCAGTTCCCACATGGCACTACCAACCCACCACACACTCATCCTCGCTCGGCTGAGCTACTTTTCCTCGTTGGTGGTACCCTTGAAGTTGGTTTCGTTGACACCAAAAACAACCTCTTTAGGCAGACACTTCAGACAGGTGATCTGTTTGTGTTTCCCAAGGGACTTGCGCACTTCCAGTACAATGTTGATGCAGAAAACCCAGCCATAGCAATTTCTGCATTTGGAAGTGCAAATGCAGGAACTGTATCAATACCCTCCACCTTGTTCACCACCGGCATCGACGACAATGTGTTGACTATCTCCTTCAAGACTGATGTTGGCACCATTCAAAAGCTCAAGGCTGGTCTTGCTCCCAAGCCGTAA